Below is a genomic region from Primulina eburnea isolate SZY01 chromosome 9, ASM2296580v1, whole genome shotgun sequence.
TCttgtcaaatttaaattttagtcATCCAACttcgtttttttaaaaaacaaaataggTCTTTTTTTTTACTTGACATAGACGTGTCTCATCAATGTAGTGTTGATATAACATTGAATTGTATAGTggtaaaactaaataaaatttaaaaaattgagaaaaaaataattagaaatcaaaattaaaaatgagataaaatgtaaaatcatattaatttttattaaaaaaataaattatcagaCAAATACATAATctataattgaaaattttataaaatatttatttattaacaaAATACATGATTTTGAAAACATTGCTACAACTATCATTTTATATACCAAATTGTCATCAATGCTAGTTTAGGATATTTTTGtctcaacaacaaaaaatgtaaaatttatcATACTCATTAAAATCTTACCAAATAAAACATGATTTATCACAACACATTAtatatccttatcttgagttTTGTCATCAATCCAATCAGTTATCCTATCCTACACACCAAACATAACCTAAGAGTTGAGCGTcaaattttatatgaatgaggcaaaaacttgtgtgagacggtctcacgggtcctatttgtgagacggatctcttatttagattatccatgaaaaagtattattttttatgctaaaaaggttgactcgtctcacagattaagattcgtgagacggtctcatatgagacccactctatGAATGATAGTGTTTACATAAAGATATTAAAGATTGTGTTTGTAGCCTTGGCATAAGTGACGTTAAAAATTATGCAGATTGGTAGGTTACGATCTACAATTGAGAATGTACTAGGAGTTTCGATAAAGCAATGAATAAGTCTTAAGTAGAAATGAGTTTGTACAAAgggttgtataaatcaaagtcttctagtgaatcattCTTAAGTAGAAAAATGTGACGTAGAAGTtgtcaatctccgaacatccataaacaaatttgtgtatctttaatttattgacttctattattgttgttgttttgaGAATCATTGTTGAAGAATTTTTCGTATCTTTAAAATAGCAAAATATTTCATAAAAGTGTTTCATAAAATGTTCcaactaaattatttttattatttcaacttgcatatcttaaaaatattttataaagtaATTAATCGGTTTTTAGAGAGattatattgaatttttttcgtttttattttaaaaacaaactcgtaatttcattcatttttaaacatttcaagAATGACCTAATGTAGCTTatgtgaggacccggacgctaatcaattcTTAATCGTCATCAGGATCAATTTACTAATCAAGTAATTAgggtcataatttttttttctttttaatgcgGAAAGTAGTGAGATCAAACTAATTTACAActcaatataaaataaagtacaagtcatgtaccgtTTACACATCAGTAAatactaaggttcaacatctaattaTCAAGTgccaaaaccctatatacatccaagtccgaagtctcctctctatcacgatctctcctcatcttctggaccaTGATCATGtcacacctgttgtcatgtacatatacaaacaagacaatagcTGGATAATTCCGATTAGAATAtaatcccaatataaatcaacgaaacatgctatcatatgataaatataaaagcatggacagataacaacaatatatatcaaaagctgaaacataatcaatatcaaactgtcgacaatgctcgtgactccacgactcagactagactcaatcctagtctagggatcccggtttccagatgtgggtattcttatatcgaccaacagtaatagaaaagactccagttctatccacgtcgatataaccaaacatccagtgtcctgacctaaccgtcatagaCTGTAGTCCTATCACCAATACACTAttttgtgacatcgtgcaatgtgcccgtggctatCCCGcaactatcaggtacttctgtcacaagattactcgtctaatgcatgctcctataactccatagaacaggcatttaatcaaatcaataatcacaataataaaacataataataagtatgtgatttagggaaactcaagtacatcctacttgagtcgatgtcccaataccacattgacttatacctttcgtttgtagtctcggtctgaagcaatctcAGTTCTGaattcaagactgtctctgtaaatctgaaatgacatattgagaatcataatatcaatattccattttCAATTCAACATTGAATCCGATTAATTtggatttaattaaaatcatCGACATAACAGTACAATCCCGATATCCCGGttaatacaacatcaccagataataattccctcaaccaataatcaatactgataaaatctgatatcatatctcagtctattaacttcagaaaatcataacaatttcataaccagtctgtttcttaacctgacttcgattctatgatgtctagcatgtcaaaaacatcatatatgaattctattcaattctgacaatatcataatttcaagacgtgtcaaaacgtagtaaaacttacgtccagttgtagcctacgtcgataggaataggggtgggtacggtacggtataccgtaccgaacTACGGTAccgtataccgtaccgaaaatatcggtatgaaattttttcataccgataccgaaaattcggtataccgcatgtgcggtataccgaattttcggtatgaaAAAAACTCATACCGGTACCGTACCGACACCGAAAATtttgtcggtataccgaaaaaatgtcggtataccgaaaatattttcggtataccgacatttttttggtataccgaacttaaatttaaaaaataataataataaaaaattattttcggtatttcggtatataccgaaataccgaaaaaaatttatttcataccgataccgataccgataccgaaaatttcggtacggtatgttaccgtaccgaaaatttcggtataccgattttttcggtaagttcggtatttttttcggcacgatttattttttcccacccctagataggaacacagtaccgaagtcggattcaaaatcagacggacggattcttgcaaaatcccaatttaaaatcaaaatatgaAGTTGCTTCGATTTCTCGATTTCCTCTGTTCTTTCCCGTTTCTGAagcaatgatatatatatatatatatatatatatatatatatatatatatatatatatatatatatataccttgcatgcATTAAGCGACGTGGCCCTTTCCTTCGcaagcgcatatgcgcgacgccttccgcgcatatgcgcgaggctctctgGAAGTTGGTAACatatgctcgcgcatatgtgcgcactcacttcgcgcatatgcgcggggcctTCTGTCCACCTTGCGCATGGGCGCGCATccggtcgcgcatgtgcgcctacGCTACTGCCCTCGCACACAACTTTTCACATgtaatcttatttcgtgtcccgataaatcctctcataatcatatcaaattataaatcaataattacagattactaggattaaatttccgggcattacagctTACGTTCTAAGAGattttttaaaagagtttattcatcATCCTCTAAAATTTAATCTAATATCAAAAAATGTTTATCTCTGTATATCAAAGCAGCACCTGTTTTTTATGGGTCTGAAGCAAAAGTTAAAATAAGTCATTCGCAGATAACAAGTACACTAAAAATACATAAACATACTAGAAAAATATGTTACATCGATAACAAGTCATACACTGTTACGATCATCTTTTTATCATACAATGCTGCGATCAGTTTTGTCTGATGGTGTAAACTGATTCTTGTAAACTTAATGTGGGTAAATTGAAATGAGGAAAACCGATAAACTGATAAGTACTTAATCTTATTTCATAATGAGTGAagaattatgtttttttttttaaaaataaaatgacatgaataaataatcataatgcattttttcatgaaaaaacCAATAATGACTGAATTTATGGTCAATGTtcgaaaatataatttttttgtttacacaatttggagtattcaaatagcgaaatcaagtatttgaaacccaataatagataataatttGGTCGATGGGGAAGACACGATTATTTTGGtggaaaaaattatatatttatttaaataataaaaagaaaaaaatgtatATTTATCGGAGTTAAAACTAAATTTGTAATTGTCATTTATTGACTTGTAAAAAAAGTTATTTAGATACTgaatctatactatattattaacaGTGAAGATATGATAATAACTACCTAGAGAGGATACTAACTTTTTATTCCAATTTTATCCCTATATGATACTGatattacatttttgttttttttttcaatttcagCCCACAATCTTCCAATTTTACtcttatatgatactaatattatatttttgttttgttttttttttttcaatttcaacacacacttttatttttatttattttttatttcaacaattcaaatatcaatttagtccctccttaaatttttaaactttcaCTTTAGttcatcgataatgataaaaaatattgtacacaCTTGCCTCGCGTGTGCAGATTAATCAGTTTTAAATTAAAGACGTACACACGTATGTTATTCAAATATACCGtttttttattcaataaattatGTTGTCAATGACTTGCCAGCTGGCTTTGTATAGAAATATACGATTCTCAGAAGTCAGCTCAACGAATCTCAGAAGTCAGACatcaataaaatataatactaaataatagataaaaataattaaaataatgaaatgattttatttaaataaaaataaaatattaattaaagtgATAATGagattcataaatatttgattgGTATGATATTTGATTGTGAAATATAAAACATTTGAgtagaaaaatatttgattgataatataaattaaCGGGATCACAAATATTTGAACGAAATATTCTCTTTTATCGTGGGTGGtctaataaaaaaagaaaagaaattaatgtaatatttcttatttttttggTGGACTGGCAGTTGCGTCACCCTCAGACTGTGCGAGCACATCTATTTCTCCGTTCCGATCGTCACCTGCGTGGAAAAGCacgaattttcaaatttttaaaacaaaatttctcctaaaaaaattatattttcccCATTTATTTTAATGCCAAGAAATGCATGAATTGTAAGCTTGTGGGCATGTTGAAGACTAGTTGAAAGTTGTGAAAAGAATGTCAGAAACAGCGGAGGTTCGTTTAGTTCGGTGTCCGAAGTGTAAGAATTTGCTTCCAGAGGTCACTGGTTACTCTGTTTACCGGTGTGGTGGTTGTGGAGCTGTTTTAAGAGGTAAGTTTTCCAAATATATTAAGCAAAAGACTTGTGCTTTGTGAACTATTCTGAGATTTAGTTTCTTTCATGGTGTCTTTGGTCCTATGGAAGTTGAGAAATTTTCATTTTCGATTTCAATTTGGTTTTATTTTTATCTGGGAGATATTGGGAATGGTGGGACTTGATTGATGTTAATTTTTTCTTGATGTTTTgttcttagttttttttttgtgggtTCTATTGTATGGTTGACTTTTCAGCAGGGGACAAAGGTTTTAATTTGGACTCGTTCTCGGAAAGGTCTGATGAGGAAAAGGTTGCAatgatgaaagagaagtatcttgaaaaatatgagaaaaaggGTAGTATGTCTGATGGGATGTCGAACATTAGTCCATCTAGCCGAGCTGAGAGGAGCGCTTTGCGGGATTCAGCTGAAAATTACGGTGGTAGCCTGATGGATACGGAGAACTTGTGGGAGCATGGCGGTGGAACAATCCAAGGTAGTGATTTGGATGAGTTGGGACGAGCAGGTGTTGCTCGAGATTTCGAGGATTTGACTTTATGTAATGATGATGAGAATAGGAAGCGAAGATTAGATCAAGTTTCGGAGGACCATGGCTCGTCTAATCTTGTGTCTAGGCGAAGTTATGATTATGAATTTGAGGTGAAGAATAGGATTGGTGTGGATGGATTTAACAAAGATGGTTACGTTGGAGAAGATCGACCTAAGATTTTTAGGGGGTTGGATGGGAGGAATGAACGGTTGAGTCGGTATGGTTGTTTGAATGATAGGGGTAAAGAAAAGACTTTTCTTGACAGGCCGATTGCCAATGAAGATTCCCGTTATAGTTCTGAGGATTGGTATCCCAATAAATCATTGGGAGTGAATAGCTCACCAGGGCAATACCCGTATCTTGGTACACGTTTTAATAGGCCTTCTTATCAGAATCAGTACCCTGAGCCTTCTCGGATGCACAGACTAGAAATGGGTGTTGACGGCTTTAATTCTTCACGATGCGCATTGAATCGTGTTCAACAATATGAGGGTCCGTTGAGATCTGAGATGCTAAGAAGGGGTCCCATTCCCTTTCGAACACCTCCTCGTTATCAACAACCTTCATCTCATCCAAATAGTTCTGGATCATACGCGGGTGATGGCATGGTTTATTTGGACCCATTCAAGCCATATAATCCTAGTGACAATAATCACCATCCATCTTGCTCTTGTTTCCATTGTTTCAACACGAGACAAGGTCCTCCCGTTGCCTTCAGTGA
It encodes:
- the LOC140841477 gene encoding protein ENHANCED DISEASE RESISTANCE 4-like isoform X2: MSETAEVRLVRCPKCKNLLPEVTGYSVYRCGGCGAVLRGDKGFNLDSFSERSDEEKVAMMKEKYLEKYEKKGSMSDGMSNISPSSRAERSALRDSAENYGGSLMDTENLWEHGGGTIQGSDLDELGRAGVARDFEDLTLCNDDENRKRRLDQVSEDHGSSNLVSRRSYDYEFEVKNRIGVDGFNKDGYVGEDRPKIFRGLDGRNERLSRYGCLNDRGKEKTFLDRPIANEDSRYSSEDWYPNKSLGVNSSPGQYPYLGTRFNRPSYQNQYPEPSRMHRLEMGVDGFNSSRCALNRVQQYEGPLRSEMLRRGPIPFRTPPRYQQPSSHPNSSGSYAGDGMVYLDPFKPYNPSDNNHHPSCSCFHCFNTRQGPPVAFSDKYSDVSVDTLFNYQKNSGTLGPRDYHFQATDHHPLRSHNPLSHTRWSSDVNSEVDCFIRRHPPRVHSASAVLHCRPIGGGAPFFVCFNCFELLILPKNVATNSDPKKIKCGVCSIVIFFCIFQ
- the LOC140841477 gene encoding protein ENHANCED DISEASE RESISTANCE 4-like isoform X1; this encodes MSETAEVRLVRCPKCKNLLPEVTGYSVYRCGGCGAVLRAGDKGFNLDSFSERSDEEKVAMMKEKYLEKYEKKGSMSDGMSNISPSSRAERSALRDSAENYGGSLMDTENLWEHGGGTIQGSDLDELGRAGVARDFEDLTLCNDDENRKRRLDQVSEDHGSSNLVSRRSYDYEFEVKNRIGVDGFNKDGYVGEDRPKIFRGLDGRNERLSRYGCLNDRGKEKTFLDRPIANEDSRYSSEDWYPNKSLGVNSSPGQYPYLGTRFNRPSYQNQYPEPSRMHRLEMGVDGFNSSRCALNRVQQYEGPLRSEMLRRGPIPFRTPPRYQQPSSHPNSSGSYAGDGMVYLDPFKPYNPSDNNHHPSCSCFHCFNTRQGPPVAFSDKYSDVSVDTLFNYQKNSGTLGPRDYHFQATDHHPLRSHNPLSHTRWSSDVNSEVDCFIRRHPPRVHSASAVLHCRPIGGGAPFFVCFNCFELLILPKNVATNSDPKKIKCGVCSIVIFFCIFQ